From Scylla paramamosain isolate STU-SP2022 chromosome 16, ASM3559412v1, whole genome shotgun sequence, one genomic window encodes:
- the LOC135108052 gene encoding twist-related protein 2-like, whose product MVQRGEDAMQGQMVTVKCEYSPPPYTLPLQEFTDSHEPVRRAPPAFTSLMEDLSPRSSCGGHESQTTSGEDEPRGRKRRLDEDSEEGRLAKARKKSPQSSEELQQARVLANVRERQRTQSLNEAFTSLRKIIPTLPSDKLSKIQTLKLAIRYIDFLYQVLDTDAHDQRLSSSCTYVAHERLSYAFNVWRMEGAWGGHL is encoded by the coding sequence ATGGTGCAGCGCGGGGAAGACGCCATGCAGGGACAGATGGTGACCGTCAAGTGCGAGTACTCGCCGCCGCCCTACACCCTTCCGCTGCAGGAGTTCACGGACAGTCATGAGCCTGTGCGGCGTGCGCCCCCCGCCTTCACCTCCCTCATGGAGGACCTTAGTCCGCGCAGCTCGTGTGGCGGCCATGAGTCGCAGACCACGTCGGGGGAGGACGAGCCACGCGGCCGTAAGCGGCGCCTCGATGAAGACTCAGAGGAGGGACGGCTGGCTAAGGCGAGGAAAAAGTCTCCGCAAAGCTCTGAGGAGCTGCAGCAGGCGCGGGTGCTGGCCAACGTGCGGGAGCGGCAGCGGACGCAGAGCCTCAACGAGGCGTTCACGTCGCTGCGCAAGATCATCCCCACGCTGCCCTCCGACAAGCTGTCCAAGATCCAGACCCTCAAGCTGGCCATCCGCTACATTGACTTCTTGTACCAGGTGCTGGACACCGACGCGCACGACCAgcggctctcctcctcctgcacctacGTGGCCCACGAGCGTCTCAGCTACGCCTTCAACGTGTGGCGCATGGAGGGTGCCTGGGGCGGTCACCTATAA